A DNA window from Mytilus edulis chromosome 14, xbMytEdul2.2, whole genome shotgun sequence contains the following coding sequences:
- the LOC139502587 gene encoding uncharacterized protein, with the protein MSQTICVYFNTRNGCKNGDRCKFVHQKIDSSQRSKCRNYRGPGTCKYYDNCFFRHEESEPDILATQLQNNLIISDQTNDERYAKESVVVMDIFPKITRDLVHDIINPTELFHLLQNSSIRNTFTERENNVVESLVSNGYNECDVDFIYKIVWQYLPKPRCGWQTFPENSDLSVGDDLQIIYLRSKLLYSRPRVEILGEEFAAWFKEFKDVAKRIDIFLHKQADETYLCKISNIERNKFDESYIKTCIEKARQIENMQVDRTCRSNETSINLYIGRSGRNCIDRIIKEGSKVEMMNLIVTGEIKGNEVAEKFLRVNSSENLFQTEIEDIQPNRIVLIMKVKAQTLQSKDHFMEKMLKLLVKVLIPEEENQFPNSTIDTVIIGFADRITLENPPSQEELVKYAQRAEGYNLFLSVSHNRKFDLKSQDDGYLDLSDCTILSTKMVFTDSKGLLIYDTTIDATDYIPLSEKPRYVTEIDNETVAVSSDWDWDIKIISLTTKEVSRTIQTSGYCYGVSFYDNKLYAAFKNGNKVDVQVIDRDSQNEFQKSNVVPVFSDSVRYITVNNGKLFYTAESILYCCDLNGKIQWQFSDDKHLCLLGVTSDGNGNAFVSCLSAHAVLLVLSGGKKYREILNRSSGLTLPRGIHFAKHDNLLLVCNKTGKVSIVDAR; encoded by the exons ATGAGCCAAACAATATGCGTGTACTTCAACACAAGGAATGGATGTAAAAATGGGGATCGATGTAAATTCGTTCACCAAAAAATTGATTCTTCGCAAAGATCTAAATGTAGAAATTATAG GGGACCAGGCACCTGTAAATATTATGACAACTGTTTTTTCCGTCATGAAGAGTCAGAACCAGATATTCTCGCCACTCAATTACAGAATAATTTGATAATATCAGATCAAACGAATGATGAAAGATATGCCAAAGAGTCGGTGGTTGTTATGGATATCTTTCCAAAAATCACGCGAGATCTCGTACACGACATCATTAATCCAACTGAGCTGTTTCATTTGTTACAAAACAGTTCTATTCGGAACACATTTACAGAAAGAGAAAATAACGTGGTTGAAAGCCTTGTGTCTAATGGGTACAATGAATGCGACGttgattttatttacaaaatagtaTGGCAATACCTTCCGAAACCTCGTTGTGGGTGGCAAACATTTCCGGAAAACTCCGATTTATCAGTAGGTGATGATTTGCAAATAATCTATTTGAGAAGCAAATTGCTCTATTCAAGACCTCGTGTTGAAATATTGGGAGAAGAATTCGCCGCTTGGTTCAAAGAATTCAAAGATGTGGCGAAGCGAATCGATATTTTTTTGCATAAACAAGCAGACGAAACATATCTGTGTAAGATTTCAAATATAGAAAGAAACAAGTTCGATGAAAGCTACATAAAAACCTGTATTGAAAAAGCTCGTCAAATTGAAAACATGCAAG TGGACAGAACATGCAGAAGCAATGAAACCTCTATTAATCTTTACATCGGAAGATCTGGTAGAAATTGTATAGATCGTATCATAAAAGAAG GGTCAAAAGTGGAAATGATGAATTTAATTGTAACAGGAGAGATTAAGGGAAATGAAGTTGCTGAAAAGTTTTTAAGAGTGAATTCCAGTGAAAACTTGTTTCagactgaaattgaagatattcaACCGAATCGTATAGTATTGATCATGAAAGTCAAGGCTCAAACACTCCAATCTAAAGACCATTTTATGGAGAAAATGCTCAAATTATTAGTCAAAGTTTTGATACCTGAAGAGGAGAATCAATTTCCAAATTCAACAATTGACACCGTCATTATTGGTTTTGCCGATAGAATAACTCtag AAAATCCACCATCGCAGGAAGAACTTGTCAAATATGCACAAAGAGCTGAGGGATATAACTTGTTTCTGTCCGTAAGTCACAACAGAAAATTCGATTTGAAATCTCAAGATGACGGATATTTGGACCTTTCAGATTGCACCATTCTCAGCACGAAAATGGTGTTCACGGATAGTAAAGGATTACTTATATATGATACAACCATTGACGCTACCGATTATATACCTCTGTCCGAAAAACCACGATATGTGACAGAGATAGACAACGAAACCGTAGCAGTATCTTCGGACTGGGACTGGGACATTAAAATTATAAGTTTGACAACTAAGGAAGTATCCAGGACAATACAAACAAGCGGTTATTGCTATGGTGTCTCATTTTATGATAACAAGCTGTATGCTGCTTTCAAAAATGGTAATAAAGTTGATGTCCAAGTTATAGATCGCGATAGTCAAAACGAATTTCAGAAAAGCAACGTCGTACCAGTTTTTTCCGATAGTGTGCGTTATATCACAGTCAACAATGGAAAGTTATTTTACACGGCCGAATCTATTTTATACTGTTGTGATTTGAATGGAAAAATTCAATGGCAGTTTTCTGATGACAAACATTTATGTTTGCTAGGTGTCACGAGTGATGGAAATGGAAATGCCTTTGTTTCTTGTTTGAGTGCGCATGCTGTCTTACTAGTCTTAAGTGGCGGGAAAAAATACAGAGAAATTCTGAATAGGTCAAGTGGATTGACTCTTCCAAGAGGAATTCATTTTGCCAAACATGATAACTTACTTCTTGTCTGTAATAAAACCGGTAAAGTGTCCATAGTTGATGCTAGATAA